Proteins found in one Synergistota bacterium genomic segment:
- a CDS encoding late competence development ComFB family protein: MMSEYKIPRNYMERVVKETLEKLLKDRDDVCKCEECIADMMAYALNRLP; this comes from the coding sequence GATGTCAGAATATAAGATACCAAGAAATTATATGGAAAGGGTTGTTAAGGAGACCCTTGAAAAGCTTCTTAAGGATAGAGATGATGTCTGCAAGTGTGAGGAGTGCATAGCTGATATGATGGCATATGCTTTAAACAGGCTTCC